The sequence AGCGAGGCGGCGGGCCGGGTCATCGACCGCTGTGTGCAGATCTTCGGCGGCCGTGGCTACGACCGCTCGTACCCCGTGGAGCGCCTGTACCGGGAGCTGCGGGTGGACCGGATCTGGGAGGGCACCTCCGAGATCCAGCGCCTGATCATCGCCAACGAGCTCATCAAGCGCGGCACCCGCGCCCTCGACCTGCCCCTGCCCTGACCGCCGCCCGCACCCCGCCCGCCACTCGCCACCCGCACCCCGGCCCCTCACGACCTTCGAGGACTGACATGGACTTCCGTCTCACCACCCGCCAGGCGGACCTCAAGCGCACCGCGTGCGAGCTCACCGAGACCCTCACCGCGTACGAAACCGACTGCGAGGAGAACAACGGTCTGACGGCGCAGGACCACGCCGCCATCCGCGATGCCGTCCTCGCCTCCGGTCTGCAGGCCGTCAACATGCCCCGCGAGTGGGGCGGCGCCGGGCTGACCATCCTGGAACAGGCCATCGTCCAGGAGGAGTTGGGGCAGCTCACCGGCGCCCTGTGGGACACCGTCTGGCGCCCCGCCAACGCCCTGCGCTTCTGCACCCCCGCCCAGCGCGAGCGCTACCTCGAACCGGTCATCCGCGGCGAGCGCCGCGACTGCTACGCGGTGACCGAGCCCGGGGCCGGCTCCGACCCGCAGAACCTGGCGACCACCGCGACGCGGACCGCCGACGGCTGGACACTGAACGGCGAGAAGTGGTTCGTGACCGTCGGCGACCACGCCGACTTCATGATCGTCCTCGCCGCGGCGGGCCCGGACCGGGAACCGACGCTCTTCCTCGTCGACAAGGACACCCCCGGCATCGAGATGACCCGGGTGCCGCGCTTCATGCACACCTTCGTCTACGAGCACCCCGAGTTCACCTTCACCGAGGTGCACGTCCCCGAGGACGCCGTGCTCGGTGGCGTCGGCAAGGGCTATGACATCACCCGGTCCTGGTTCACCGAGGAGCGGCTGATGATCGCGGCCCGGACGACGGGGGCCGCCGAGCGGGCGCTGCGGCTGGCCAGGGACTGGGCGGTGGAGCGCCAGCAGTTCGGGTCGCCGATCGCCGACTTCCAGCTGGTGCAGGGGATGCTGGCGGACTGCGCGGTCGATATCGCGGTCAACCGTGCCTATGCGCACCAGGTCGCCTGGGAGGTGGACGAGGGCACCGTCGACCGCAAGACCCTGCACGCCAAGGCGGCGATCGCCAAGCTCGCGGCGAGCGAGGCGGCGGGCCGGGTCATCGACCGCTGTGTGCAGATTTTCGGCGGCCGTGGCTACGACCGCTCGTACCCGGTGGAGCGCCTGTACCGGGAGCTGCGGGTGGACCGGATCTGGGAGGGCACCTCCGAGATCCAGCGCCTGATCATCGCCGGCGAACTGGTCAAGCGCGGCACGGGCGTCCTGCAGCTGCCCACCGCCTCCTGACCCCGGCCGGGTACCCCGCCCACCGGGCGGGGTACCCGGCCCGGCCCCCCGCTGTAATCCGCCCGGCACCACCCACTCGCCGGGCGGGGCCCGCGAAACGTCCCGGAACACCGGCCGAGGAGGAGCGATGTCCGAGAGTGCAGTCGACAGAATCGGGGTCGTGGGCTGCGGCCTGATGGGCTCCGGCATCGCCGAGGTGTGTGCCCGTGCGGGCCGGGAGGTGTGTGTCGTCGAGACCGGACCGGCCGCAGCGGACGCCGGGCTCCGCCGGATCACCGGCTCCCTGGAACGTGCCACGGCCGCCGGCAAACTCTCCGACCGGGACCGGGACTCCGCGCTCGCCAGGATCACGGTGACCACCGACCTGGCCGCGCTGGCCGACCGCGATCTGGTCGTCGAGGCCGTCGCCGAGGACGAGAGCGCCAAGCTGGCCGTCTTCACCCGGCTCGACGAGGTGGTCCGGAGCCCGGACGCGATCCTGGCGACCAACACCTCGTCCCTCCCCGTCATCCGCCTCGCCGCCGCCACCGCACGGCCCCAGCAGGTCATCGGCCTGCACTTCTTCAACCCCGTGCCGGTGCTGCCGCTCGTCGAGCTGGTGCCCTCCCTGCTGACCGGTGACGACACCACCCGCAGGACACACGCCTTCGCCGCCGACGTACTGGGCAAGGAGGTCGTGCACGCCGCGGACCGTGCCGGTTTCATCGTCAACGCCCTGCTCGTCCCCTACCTGCTGGACGCGGTGCGGATGGTCGAGTCCGGCGCGGCCTCGGCGGGTGACATCGACCGCGGGATGCGGCTGGGCTGCGCCCACCCGCTGGGGCCGCTCGCGCTGGCCGACCTGATCGGCCTCGACACGACACGGGCGATCGCCGAATCGCTCTACGAGGAGTTCCGTGAACCGCGCTACGCGCCTCCGCCGCTGCTGGCCCGGATGGTGGAGGCGGGCCTGCTCGGCCGCAAGTCGGGCCGGGGCTTCCACCCCTACCGATGAACCCGGCATGCGACGGACGGCCGAAGGCGGTGATGCGGGAAGATGGACGGGACGGGCCCGCAGAGCCCGCCGAGGACACCGACACCGACCCGGGGGGCACTCACGTGGCCAAGGCTGAACGCACTCTCGAAACGCGGGAACGGATCCTGTCCGCCGCGTGCGAAGTGATCGCCGAGGTCGGCTTCGAGAAGATCCGGATGCGGATGGTCGCGGAACACGCCGGCGTGTCCACCGCCCTGCTCCACTACCACTTCGAGAACCGTGAGCGGCTGTTCGCCGAGGCGATGACCCACTCCTTCGCGCAGACCGGCACGGAGCTCGAACGGGACGCCGACACGGTGCCCGCCTCCGTGGTCCTGGCCCGCATCCTGCACAACATGCTGCCCACGGATCCCGAGCTGCGACAGGACTGGCGGCTGTGGCAGGAGCTGTGGGTGCGGGCCCTGCGCGACGAGACCGCCCGGCATTTCGCCGTCGACCTGTACGACCAGCTGCACACCTGGATCGGCGAGGCCATCCGGCGGGGCATCGCGTCGGGCGAGTTCGCCGACTGTGATGTGGAGGCGGCCAGCACACTGCTGGTCGCCCTGAGCGACGGGTTCGGCATCCGGCTGATGCTGGGCGATCCCCGGACCGACCTCGCCCGTGCCCAAGCGGCCATCTGGCGGGCGGTCGCGGGGACGCTCGGCGTGCCCGACGCCTTCCCCGACATCTGATCTCTTCCCCGGGCAGGCCGCCGCGGTCGGACGGCCGCCCGGCCGAGGCGGCCGAGGACAACGGTCCCGCCGGGAGACCCGGCTCCCGGCGCGGGGCGGCTCAGGCGTTCCCCCTGCCCCGGTCGGCGTCCGCCCCGCCGTGCTCACTCGTGGATCGGAAGGACCGTGAGCGCTTCCTGGCACCGGGTGACGGCATCGCCGTGGCCGAACAGACCGGGCAGCCCGCCGGAGTGCAGCAGGACGGTGCGCCGCCCGGGTGCCACGCTTTCGTCCCGCACCGCCGCCCGCAGTCCGGCCAGCGCACGCCCGGTGTAGACGGGGTCGAGCGCGATGCCCTCCGTACGGCCCGCCAGTGTCAGGGCGTCCATCGAGTCCTCGGTCAACGTGCTGTAACCGGCGCCGACTTGATCACGCCGCAGGTGCAGGGCCTCCGGTGCGTGGACGGTGCCGGACAGCGCGGTGACCAGGCTGGTGACCGTGCCCGCCGGGTCACGCACCGCGCCGCAGTCGACGCCCAGCACCTTTTCGGGGCCGAGGGTGTCCACCAGGCCGGCCATCGTGCCCCCGGAGCCCAGGGCGACGACGACGGTGTCCAAATCGGGGGCCTGGGCCAGGAGTTCACGCCCGCACTCGGCATAGCCGTACGCGCCCAGCGGGCTGGAGCCGCCCAGCGGAATCACCGCCGGAACGGCCCCCCGCTCCCGGAGCCGCCGCGCCACTTCCTCCGCCGCGGCCGCGAGCCGGTCGCCGCCCACCTCCCCGGCCCAGACGACGGTGGCCCCGAAGAGGCCGTCGAGGACGAGGTTCCCGGAGGCCGAGGAGCCGTCCGCGCCGGCCAGCACCAGGACCACATCGAGCCCGAGCCGCGCGCCGGCGGCCGCGGTCAGCCGGGCGTGGTTGCTCTGTGCGGCGCCGGTCGTCACCAGGGTCGTGGCGCCCTCGGCGAGCGCCGCACCGCAGATCCACTCCAGTTTGCGGACCTTGTTCCCGCCGCCACCGAGACCGGTGAGGTCATCGCGCTTGATCCAGAGGTCGTCCGCCCCGAGGCCGAGCGCGCGGGCCAGCCGCGGCGCCGGCTCCAGCGGGGTCGGCCAGGTCGCGAGCGCTGCCCGCCGGGGGGTGCCGTGGTCCGAACTCATCGTCATGCCCTTCCGTCTTTCCTGCGGTGCCGGTTCGCCGGCCAGGGTGCCATGCCGTACCCGGCGCCGGACCCCGCTCAGCCGGCGGCCGCCCCGCCGGCCTTCGCCCCGCCGGCCCCGGCGGCCTCCGCCCCGGCGTCGTCCATCAGGCCCACGAACATCGTCCGGTGCAGCCGGCCGACATGCTGCCGGGCGACCTCGGCGGCGGCCACCGGGTCACCGCGGCGCAGGGCGTCGACCAGGGCGCGGTGCTCGCAGTTGGACCGCCGGAGGATGTCCAGCGGATACGGCAGGTAGTAGCGGTAGAGGTCCCGCAGCACCGCGCCGTACGGTGCGGCGGCGAAGGCGACGCCGGTGGCCTCCGCCACCGCCAGGTGGAAGCGCTCGTCGTGGCCGCGGAACTCGGTCCAGCTGCCGGCCTCGTCCATCGCGCCGACCAGCCGGTCGAGGGCATCGAGGGCGGCCCCGTCGGCGTGCAGCGCGGCCAGATGGGCGACCCCGCATTCGAGGACGAGCCGGTGGTCGATCAGCCGGTGGACCTCGGCCGCTGCCGCGCGGTAGGCCGCGGCCTCGGTGACGGTCCCCTTCGCGGGCCGCTCGGCGACCAGGGTGCCGCCGGTCCGTCCGCGCCGGCGCTCCAGTACACCGTCGGTGTGCAGCGAGGCGAGCGCGCGGCGGACGGTGATGTCCCCGACGCCCAGCGCGGCGGCGATCTCGTCGGTCGGCGGAAGGCGCTCACCGGGGGCCAGCAGGCCGAGCTCGACGGCGAGGGCGATACGGGCCCGCACCGTGTCCAGGGCGGAGAGTCGCTGAATGCCGCCCAGCGGCGGGGCGTTCAGGCCCCGCATGGCCTCGGGCTCCGTGGCCTCGGGCTCCGTGGCCTCGGGCTCCGTGGCCCCGGGCTCCGTGGCGTCGGGAAGGTGTCCGGGCATGGCTCAGCCTAACAAATATCTCATGATGAGATCTCTTGAATAAGAGCTCATCTTGCTCTAATTTCATCCGGGTCGCGCCGCCGCCCGGCGGCCCGTCGTCCGACACCCCCGCCGACGCCCCCGTCCGGCCCCTGAGAACGCAGGTGAGGCCCCATGTCCCGACCCCTGCCCGTAGCCCTCGTCCAGGCGCCGCCCCGCCCGGCCACGGCACCCCTGTCCGGCTTCGCCGAGGAGGTCGGGGAGCTGATCGCCCGCTTCCCGCAGACCCGGCTCGTGGTGTACCCCGAGCTGCATCTGTGCGGGGTGACCGGCTCCGCCGACGCGTCCGAGGACCAACTACGGGCGGCGGCCGAACCGCTGGACGGCCCCCGTGCGCGGCAGCTCGCCGAGCTCGCCGGTGACCTCGGCATCTGGCTGGTACCCGGCAGCGTCTGCGAACAGGGGCCGGCCGGCGAACTGTTCAACACGGCGCTGGCGTTCTCGCCCGAGGGCCGTCCTGCCGCCTCCTACCGCAAGATCTTCCCGTGGCGGCCGCACGAGCCCTATGTCCCCGGGGACCGCTTCGTCGTCCTCGACCTGCCGGGCACCGGCCGGGTCGGCTTCTCGATCTGCTACGACGCCTGGTTCCCCGAAGTGGCCCGCCACCTCGCCTGGATGGGTGCCGAGGTGATCGTCAACCCCGTCATGACCACCACCGCCGACCGCGCGCAGGAGCTGGTGCTCGCCCGCGCCAACGCCATCGTGAACCAGGTGTTCGTGCTCAGCGTCAACACCGCCGGCCCCACCGGCACCGGCCGCAGCCTCGTCGTCGACCCCGAAGGCCGGGTCCGCACCGAGGCCTCCGGCGAAGGCCCCGCCGTCCTCACCGACGTGCTGGACCTCGACGACGTCACCCGGGTACGGGAATTCGGCACGGCAGGCCTCAACCGCATGTGGGACCAGTTCACCGACGCCGACGCTCCGCTGGAACTCCCGCTCTACGACGGACGCATCGACCCAAGCCGCTGGCGGCCCGCCGGACCCGCCCCGTTTCCTCCCGGCACGGGCGGCTGACCCCCCGACCCGCCCCTCCCCGTACCACGGCACATCCCCCGGAACCACCCATGGACCCCTCCCCGCACACGCTCGCCCGCACCCTCACCCTCAAGTCCGTCGTCCTGTTCGGGCTCGCGTACATGACCCCGCTGATCGTCCTGGGGACCTTCGGCGTCGTGGCCGGCACCACCGGGGGCGCCGTCCCTACGGCGTACCTCCTCGCCCTGTGCGCCATGCTGTTCACCGCGCACAGCTACGGGAAGATGGCGGCCGCCCACCCGGTCGCGGGCTCGGCGTACACCTATGTCAGGGAAGCCATCGACGGACGCGTCGGCTTCCTCGTCGGCTGGGCGACGCTGCTGGACTACTTCTTCCTGCCCATGGTCATCTGGCTCATCGGCGGCGCCTACCTGCAGGCCCAGTTCCCCGGCGTCCCGTTCTGGGTGTGGATCCTCGGCTTCATCGTGCTGACCACGGCGCTGAACATCCGGGGCATCAAAACCGCGGAACGCGTCAACGACCTGCTGATGCTCTTCCAGTTCCTGGTGATCGCCTTCTTCGTGCTGCTGTCCCTGCGGCACGTGGTCCAGCTCGGCGGAGCGGGCGCGCTCGCCGACGCCACACCCTTCGCCAACCACGCCACCACCCTGGCCGGCATCTCGGCCGGCGCCGCCATCGCGGCCTACTCCTTTCTCGGCTTCGACGCGGTCACCACCCTCACCGAGGAGACCATCGAGCCGGAACGGACCATGCCGCGCGCCATCCTCCTCGTCGCGCTCATCGGCGGCGGGATCTTCGTCGCGGTGGCCTATGCGACCCAACTCGTCCACCCGGGCAGCGTGTTCACCGATGCCGACTCCGCGGCCTTCGAGATCGCCCGGGGCATCGGCGGGGACGTCTTCGCGTCCGTCTTCCTCGCCGGGCTGGTCGTCGCCCAGTTCGCCTCCGGCATCTCGGCCCAGGCCAGCACCTCCCGGCTGCTGCTCGCCATGGGCCGCGACTCGGTCCTCCCGCGCAAGACCTTCGGGTGGATCCACCCCCGGCTGCGCACCCCCGTCTTCAACATCCTGCTCACCGGCGCCGTCGGCCTCATCGCCCTGCGCATGAACGTGACCACCTCCACGTCCTTCATCAACTTCGGCGCCTTCACCGCCTTCACCTTCGTCAACCTCAGCGTCCTCGCCACCTACCTCCGCCGCCGCCGGGCCGGCGACCGCCCCCGCGTCCTGCCCTATGCGGTCGCCCCGGTGATCGGCGCCGCGGTCGACATCTGGCTACTGGTCCACCTCGACACCAAGGCCCAACTCCTGGGCCTGGCCTGGCTGGTGATCGGCATCGCCTACCTCGCCCACCTCACGAAGGGCTTCCGCAGGCCCCCGCCGAAGATGGACCTCACCGAGGACTCGCGTGCTGCCGCGATCACCTAGTCAGGGGAGACACCCCTTAGAGCCCGTGGCCCGGAGTGCCGTCGCGGCGGCACTCCGGGCCACGGGCCGCAGTATCCGCCTCAGCCCGTGCCGCTGATGCTCTCCGGTGCGATGACGAAGAGCACCCGCTCCTCGTTGCGGCCCCCGTACCAGGGGTAGGGCGTGCCGAGGTACTTCTGGGCGAGCTGTTCGATGTGCTCGACGGCGCCCTCGGTCGTGGTCTCGACCACTCGGCCGCGCACCTGGAAGTAGCGCGCGGGGTGGTCCGGGTCGCAGACGGCGACGGCCACACGGGGGTCGCGGGCGATGTTGCGGGTCTTCACATGGCTCCGGACGCTGTTGATCAGCACATGGGTGCCGTCGGTGTCGACCCAGGTCTGGGTCACCTGCGGGGAGCCGTCGGGCATCGAGGTGGCCAGAAAGCAGGTGCTCGGCCGGCGGAGCAGCGCGAGCAGTTCAGGGGAAAGGTGCACAGCGGTCTCCCGGCCGGTCGGATGGGGCGAAGGGCTGTCCGGTCTGCCGGCCCGCCGGACGTACCTTCTCACCCCCACCCCCTCTCCCGTGCTCCCCACCCCTCTCCCATGGGTCCACCTCCTCGCCCACAGACAGGTGTCGGGGTGCGAAGCATTCACTTCCAGCCGCTATGCTTGCTGGATACAAGCAATGCATTCAGCGGATCGACCGCTTCACCGCGAAGGATCACGACGATGAGTAAGGGCACGGTCCACGCCTGCGACCGGGCTGCTGTGCAGGTCACCGCCTCCTCGGGGCTGGACGAGGCGGCCGCCGGGCTGGGAACGGAGATCGTCCGCTTCTCGCGGCTGATCGCCGCGTGGAAACAGCGCGCCAAGACCGACGGAGGCGCCGCCGACCGGGTGCTGCTGGCCAGGCTGGTCGTCGGCGGGGACCAGCGGGCGACCGACCTGGCCGCCGACGCGTTCCTCGATCTGTCGACCGTCAGCCGCCAGGTGCGCTCGCTGGTCGAGCGGGGACTGGTGACCCGCCGCCCCGATCCGGAGGACCGCCGCGGGTCCTTGCTGGCGGCGACCGACGCGGGACGCGCCGCATTCGCGCACTACCGCCGTCAGCGCGATGCCGAACTGGCCGCGCTGCTCGCACCGTGGTCGCCCGAGGACCGGGCCGACCTGATCCGGCTGCTGGGCCGTCTCAACGAAGACATGGCAGAACGACAACACACACGGCTGGGCCCCGGGGGAGACCAGGGCAGGGCCGTGGAGCAGGGAGACATACGTACATGAGCACAGCCACCTCCCCGCCCGCGGCGGGAGCCGAGGCGATACCCGAACCCGGGACCCTGAGCCACCGTCAGATCCTCACTATCCTCAGTGGCTTGATGCTGGGGATGTTCCTGGCCGCGCTCGACCAGACCATCGTCAGCACCTCGATCCGGACCATCGCCGACGATCTGCACGGCCTCAGCGAGCAGGCCTGGGCGACCACCGCCTACCTGATCACCTCGACGATCGCCACCCCGCTGTACGGCAAGCTGTCCGACCTGTACGGGCGCAAGCCGTACTACCTGGCCGCGATCACCATCTTCGTCGCGGGCTCGGTGCTGTGCACGTTCTCCACCTCGATGACCGAACTCGCCGCCTTCCGGGCGGTGCAGGGCCTGGGCGCCGGCGGTCTGATGTCGCTGGCGCTGGCGATCATCGGTGACATCGTCCCGCCCCGGGAACGCGCCCGGTACCAGGGCTACATGCTGGGCACCTTCGCCACCTCCAGCGTGGCCGGCCCGCTGATCGGCGGGGCGCTCGCCGGACAGGACCAGCTGCTGGGCATCACCGGCTGGCGCTGGGTCTTCCTGGTCAACGTGCCGATCGGCATCATCGCGCTGTTCGTGGTCGCGAAGGTGCTCAACATCCCGCACACCCGGCGCGACCACCGCATCGACTGGTGGGGAGCGCTCACCATCTCCGTCGG is a genomic window of Streptomyces sp. Edi2 containing:
- a CDS encoding FCD domain-containing protein, coding for MPGHLPDATEPGATEPEATEPEATEPEAMRGLNAPPLGGIQRLSALDTVRARIALAVELGLLAPGERLPPTDEIAAALGVGDITVRRALASLHTDGVLERRRGRTGGTLVAERPAKGTVTEAAAYRAAAAEVHRLIDHRLVLECGVAHLAALHADGAALDALDRLVGAMDEAGSWTEFRGHDERFHLAVAEATGVAFAAAPYGAVLRDLYRYYLPYPLDILRRSNCEHRALVDALRRGDPVAAAEVARQHVGRLHRTMFVGLMDDAGAEAAGAGGAKAGGAAAG
- a CDS encoding PPOX class F420-dependent oxidoreductase produces the protein MHLSPELLALLRRPSTCFLATSMPDGSPQVTQTWVDTDGTHVLINSVRSHVKTRNIARDPRVAVAVCDPDHPARYFQVRGRVVETTTEGAVEHIEQLAQKYLGTPYPWYGGRNEERVLFVIAPESISGTG
- a CDS encoding 3-hydroxybutyryl-CoA dehydrogenase, yielding MSESAVDRIGVVGCGLMGSGIAEVCARAGREVCVVETGPAAADAGLRRITGSLERATAAGKLSDRDRDSALARITVTTDLAALADRDLVVEAVAEDESAKLAVFTRLDEVVRSPDAILATNTSSLPVIRLAAATARPQQVIGLHFFNPVPVLPLVELVPSLLTGDDTTRRTHAFAADVLGKEVVHAADRAGFIVNALLVPYLLDAVRMVESGAASAGDIDRGMRLGCAHPLGPLALADLIGLDTTRAIAESLYEEFREPRYAPPPLLARMVEAGLLGRKSGRGFHPYR
- a CDS encoding MarR family winged helix-turn-helix transcriptional regulator, which gives rise to MSKGTVHACDRAAVQVTASSGLDEAAAGLGTEIVRFSRLIAAWKQRAKTDGGAADRVLLARLVVGGDQRATDLAADAFLDLSTVSRQVRSLVERGLVTRRPDPEDRRGSLLAATDAGRAAFAHYRRQRDAELAALLAPWSPEDRADLIRLLGRLNEDMAERQHTRLGPGGDQGRAVEQGDIRT
- a CDS encoding APC family permease; the protein is MDPSPHTLARTLTLKSVVLFGLAYMTPLIVLGTFGVVAGTTGGAVPTAYLLALCAMLFTAHSYGKMAAAHPVAGSAYTYVREAIDGRVGFLVGWATLLDYFFLPMVIWLIGGAYLQAQFPGVPFWVWILGFIVLTTALNIRGIKTAERVNDLLMLFQFLVIAFFVLLSLRHVVQLGGAGALADATPFANHATTLAGISAGAAIAAYSFLGFDAVTTLTEETIEPERTMPRAILLVALIGGGIFVAVAYATQLVHPGSVFTDADSAAFEIARGIGGDVFASVFLAGLVVAQFASGISAQASTSRLLLAMGRDSVLPRKTFGWIHPRLRTPVFNILLTGAVGLIALRMNVTTSTSFINFGAFTAFTFVNLSVLATYLRRRRAGDRPRVLPYAVAPVIGAAVDIWLLVHLDTKAQLLGLAWLVIGIAYLAHLTKGFRRPPPKMDLTEDSRAAAIT
- a CDS encoding carbon-nitrogen hydrolase family protein — protein: MSRPLPVALVQAPPRPATAPLSGFAEEVGELIARFPQTRLVVYPELHLCGVTGSADASEDQLRAAAEPLDGPRARQLAELAGDLGIWLVPGSVCEQGPAGELFNTALAFSPEGRPAASYRKIFPWRPHEPYVPGDRFVVLDLPGTGRVGFSICYDAWFPEVARHLAWMGAEVIVNPVMTTTADRAQELVLARANAIVNQVFVLSVNTAGPTGTGRSLVVDPEGRVRTEASGEGPAVLTDVLDLDDVTRVREFGTAGLNRMWDQFTDADAPLELPLYDGRIDPSRWRPAGPAPFPPGTGG
- a CDS encoding acyl-CoA dehydrogenase — translated: MDFRLTTRQADLKRTACELTETLTAYETDCEENNGLTAQDHAAIRDAVLASGLQAVNMPREWGGAGLTILEQAIVQEELGQLTGALWDTVWRPANALRFCTPAQRERYLEPVIRGERRDCYAVTEPGAGSDPQNLATTATRTADGWTLNGEKWFVTVGDHADFMIVLAAAGPDREPTLFLVDKDTPGIEMTRVPRFMHTFVYEHPEFTFTEVHVPEDAVLGGVGKGYDITRSWFTEERLMIAARTTGAAERALRLARDWAVERQQFGSPIADFQLVQGMLADCAVDIAVNRAYAHQVAWEVDEGTVDRKTLHAKAAIAKLAASEAAGRVIDRCVQIFGGRGYDRSYPVERLYRELRVDRIWEGTSEIQRLIIAGELVKRGTGVLQLPTAS
- a CDS encoding D-cysteine desulfhydrase family protein produces the protein MTMSSDHGTPRRAALATWPTPLEPAPRLARALGLGADDLWIKRDDLTGLGGGGNKVRKLEWICGAALAEGATTLVTTGAAQSNHARLTAAAGARLGLDVVLVLAGADGSSASGNLVLDGLFGATVVWAGEVGGDRLAAAAEEVARRLRERGAVPAVIPLGGSSPLGAYGYAECGRELLAQAPDLDTVVVALGSGGTMAGLVDTLGPEKVLGVDCGAVRDPAGTVTSLVTALSGTVHAPEALHLRRDQVGAGYSTLTEDSMDALTLAGRTEGIALDPVYTGRALAGLRAAVRDESVAPGRRTVLLHSGGLPGLFGHGDAVTRCQEALTVLPIHE
- a CDS encoding TetR family transcriptional regulator C-terminal domain-containing protein — encoded protein: MREDGRDGPAEPAEDTDTDPGGTHVAKAERTLETRERILSAACEVIAEVGFEKIRMRMVAEHAGVSTALLHYHFENRERLFAEAMTHSFAQTGTELERDADTVPASVVLARILHNMLPTDPELRQDWRLWQELWVRALRDETARHFAVDLYDQLHTWIGEAIRRGIASGEFADCDVEAASTLLVALSDGFGIRLMLGDPRTDLARAQAAIWRAVAGTLGVPDAFPDI